From the Vibrio vulnificus CMCP6 genome, one window contains:
- the rbsA gene encoding ribose ABC transporter ATP-binding protein RbsA yields the protein MNQAILQLSEIEKAFPGVKALDKASLNVYPGRVMALMGENGAGKSTLMKVLTGIYSRDAGEIVYQGQSAQFKGPRDSQQAGISIIHQELNLIRELTIAENIFLGREITSAFGRIDWPQMYAEADKLLARLKVKHSSKTLLGQLSLGEQQMVEIAKALSFESKVIIMDEPTDALTDTETEALFSVIRELREQGCGIVYISHRLKEIFEICDDITVLRDGKFIGQCEVVQTDEDGLIEMMVGRKLEEQYPRIDVVHGQTCLEVIGLTGSGVHDVSFTLKRGEILGISGLMGAGRTELMKVIYGALPSERGVINLDNRTINPISPQDGLANGIAYISEDRKGDGLVLGLSVKENMSLCALDKLSKGVQIQHQDEVVAVDDFIQLFNIKTPSREQIIGNLSGGNQQKVAIAKGLMTKPKVLILDEPTRGVDVGAKKEIYQLINKFKAEGMSIILVSSEMPEVLGMSDRILVMHEGRITGEFEAKHADQEKLMACAVGKKVSEEAA from the coding sequence GAAGGCGTTAGATAAGGCCTCGCTCAATGTCTACCCAGGAAGAGTGATGGCTTTAATGGGAGAAAATGGAGCAGGAAAATCCACCTTGATGAAAGTGCTTACCGGTATCTATTCACGAGACGCAGGTGAGATAGTTTATCAAGGTCAATCAGCGCAGTTCAAAGGGCCAAGAGATTCACAACAAGCTGGTATCAGCATTATTCACCAAGAACTAAACCTTATTCGTGAACTGACCATCGCAGAGAACATTTTTCTTGGTCGAGAGATTACCTCGGCGTTTGGGCGTATTGATTGGCCCCAAATGTACGCGGAAGCGGACAAACTGCTCGCGCGCTTGAAAGTGAAGCACAGCTCAAAGACGTTACTTGGTCAGTTAAGTCTGGGTGAGCAGCAGATGGTGGAAATCGCTAAAGCGCTCTCTTTTGAGTCCAAAGTCATCATCATGGATGAACCAACAGACGCCTTGACGGACACCGAAACAGAGGCGCTGTTTTCGGTTATTCGAGAGCTGAGAGAGCAGGGGTGTGGCATTGTTTACATCTCCCACCGTTTGAAAGAGATCTTCGAAATTTGTGATGACATCACGGTGTTGCGCGATGGCAAATTTATCGGTCAGTGCGAAGTCGTGCAAACAGACGAAGATGGCTTAATTGAGATGATGGTTGGGCGCAAGCTTGAAGAGCAATACCCAAGAATTGACGTGGTGCACGGTCAAACCTGTTTAGAAGTGATTGGTCTGACGGGGTCTGGCGTACACGATGTCAGTTTTACCTTAAAACGAGGTGAAATTTTGGGTATTTCAGGTCTGATGGGCGCAGGTCGAACAGAGCTGATGAAAGTGATTTATGGTGCTTTGCCGAGTGAGAGAGGCGTGATCAATCTTGATAATCGCACCATTAATCCGATAAGCCCACAAGATGGTTTGGCAAATGGCATTGCTTACATTTCAGAAGACCGCAAAGGCGACGGCCTCGTCCTTGGCCTTTCGGTGAAAGAAAACATGTCACTTTGTGCGCTTGATAAGCTAAGCAAAGGTGTGCAAATCCAACATCAAGATGAAGTGGTTGCTGTGGATGACTTTATCCAACTTTTCAACATCAAAACGCCATCTCGCGAGCAAATTATTGGCAATCTTTCTGGCGGAAACCAGCAAAAAGTGGCCATTGCAAAAGGGTTGATGACCAAACCGAAAGTTTTGATCCTAGACGAACCGACTCGGGGTGTAGACGTCGGCGCGAAGAAAGAAATTTACCAGTTAATCAACAAATTCAAAGCCGAAGGGATGAGCATCATTCTGGTCTCATCTGAAATGCCAGAAGTGCTCGGCATGAGCGATCGCATCTTAGTGATGCATGAAGGTCGCATTACTGGTGAGTTTGAAGCAAAACACGCCGATCAGGAAAAACTGATGGCCTGTGCCGTCGGCAAAAAAGTATCTGAGGAAGCAGCATGA
- the rbsB gene encoding ribose ABC transporter substrate-binding protein RbsB, which yields MKKLATLISAALLTSTVSLGAQAQDTMAIVVSTLNNPFFVTMKDGAETRAKELGYNLIVLDSQNDPSKELSNVEDLTIRGVKAILINPTDSDAVSNAIRIANRSKIPVLTLDRGASRGDVVSHIASDNVVGGEMAGNFIVEKVGEKAKVIQLEGIAGTSAARERGEGFMNAVKGSHMELLASQPADFDRTKGLNVMENLLAANPDVQAVFAQNDEMALGALRAIQASGKEVMIVGFDGTDDGIAAVNRGKLAATIAQQPDLIGALGIETADKVLKGEQVEDYIPVPLKVVTK from the coding sequence ATGAAAAAATTGGCAACACTGATTTCTGCTGCACTACTAACCTCTACCGTTTCTCTTGGTGCGCAGGCGCAAGATACGATGGCGATCGTTGTTTCGACGCTGAATAACCCATTCTTTGTCACCATGAAAGATGGAGCGGAAACGCGTGCAAAAGAGCTGGGCTACAACCTGATCGTTTTGGATTCGCAAAACGACCCGAGCAAAGAGCTTTCGAACGTGGAAGATCTGACCATTCGTGGCGTTAAAGCGATTTTGATCAACCCAACCGATTCGGATGCGGTTTCGAATGCGATTCGTATTGCTAACCGCTCCAAGATTCCTGTTCTAACTTTAGACCGTGGTGCAAGCCGTGGCGACGTTGTGAGTCATATTGCGTCAGACAACGTGGTGGGCGGTGAAATGGCCGGTAATTTCATCGTCGAAAAAGTGGGCGAAAAAGCGAAAGTGATCCAGCTTGAAGGTATTGCTGGAACATCAGCGGCGCGCGAACGCGGAGAAGGCTTTATGAATGCGGTTAAAGGCAGTCATATGGAACTGCTTGCGAGCCAACCTGCGGATTTTGACCGCACTAAAGGTCTGAACGTGATGGAAAACCTACTGGCAGCAAACCCAGATGTCCAAGCGGTCTTTGCACAAAACGATGAAATGGCATTGGGGGCGTTGCGCGCCATTCAAGCGTCGGGCAAAGAGGTGATGATTGTGGGCTTTGATGGCACGGATGACGGTATCGCAGCGGTGAATCGTGGCAAACTGGCCGCGACTATTGCCCAGCAGCCAGACCTTATCGGTGCGCTAGGTATTGAGACCGCAGACAAAGTGCTGAAAGGTGAACAGGTTGAAGATTACATCCCTGTTCCACTGAAAGTCGTAACGAAATAA
- the rbsC gene encoding ribose ABC transporter permease, with protein sequence MSSEIMSKRKSNETNKTWISKEWLIEQKSLIALLFLIVVVSFLNPNFFTVDNILNILRQTSVNAIIAVGMTLVILTAGIDLSVGSVLALCGAFAASLVAMEVPVFIAVPTALLAGATLGAISGIIIAKGKVQAFIATLVTMTLLRGVTMVYTDGRPISTGFTDTADAFAWFGTGYALGIPVPVWLMVVVFAAAWYLLNHTRFGRYVYALGGNESATRLSGINVDKVKIGVYAICGLLAALAGIIVTSRLSSAQPTAGMGYELDAIAAVVLGGTSLMGGKGRIMGTLIGALIIGFLNNALNLLDVSSYYQMIAKAAVILLAVMVDNKNK encoded by the coding sequence ATGAGTAGTGAAATCATGAGCAAAAGAAAATCAAATGAGACAAACAAAACTTGGATCAGTAAAGAGTGGCTCATTGAGCAGAAATCGCTCATCGCGTTACTTTTCCTCATCGTGGTGGTCTCTTTTCTCAATCCAAACTTTTTCACCGTAGACAACATTCTCAACATTCTTCGTCAAACCTCGGTGAACGCGATCATCGCCGTGGGGATGACCTTGGTTATTCTGACTGCGGGCATCGATTTGAGTGTGGGGTCGGTGTTGGCCCTATGTGGCGCGTTTGCTGCTAGCCTTGTCGCGATGGAAGTCCCGGTATTCATCGCGGTGCCAACCGCGCTGTTAGCGGGGGCAACGTTGGGGGCCATTAGCGGCATTATTATCGCCAAAGGCAAAGTTCAAGCCTTTATCGCCACACTGGTGACGATGACCTTGCTGCGTGGTGTCACCATGGTGTATACCGATGGCCGTCCTATCTCTACGGGTTTTACCGATACTGCCGATGCGTTTGCTTGGTTTGGCACTGGCTATGCGCTAGGCATTCCGGTACCGGTTTGGTTGATGGTGGTGGTGTTTGCGGCCGCTTGGTATCTGCTTAATCACACCCGCTTTGGTCGCTATGTGTATGCACTGGGTGGGAACGAGTCTGCCACTCGTCTATCCGGTATCAACGTCGACAAAGTCAAAATCGGTGTTTACGCGATTTGCGGCCTACTTGCTGCTTTGGCAGGCATCATCGTCACATCACGTCTATCTTCGGCTCAACCAACGGCAGGGATGGGCTATGAGCTTGATGCGATTGCCGCCGTGGTGCTTGGTGGTACCAGTTTAATGGGTGGTAAAGGACGGATTATGGGTACGTTGATTGGTGCGTTAATCATCGGTTTCCTAAACAACGCGCTGAACTTACTCGATGTTTCTTCTTACTACCAAATGATCGCCAAAGCTGCTGTTATTTTGCTGGCGGTAATGGTGGATAACAAAAATAAATGA
- a CDS encoding substrate-binding domain-containing protein: protein MATMKDIAKLAGVSTSTVSHVINKTRFVSEEIAERVNHAAKELNYFAPSALARSLKVNRTNTIGMLVTTSTNPFFGEVVKGVERSCYQKGYNLILCNTEGDHERMKSSIMTLLQKRVDGLILMCSSLEGERLDVFERYPDIPVVVMDWGPMLFSSDKIQDNSLRGGYLAANHLIQMGHKEIGCITGPLIKHQAQMRYEGYKRALNEHGLPFNPAWIVEADFECEGGYQAFKKIVAKGPLPSALFVCNDMMAMGVINAANEVGVEIPHDLSIIGYDDIHIAKFMTPSLTTIHQPKYRLGQAAVETLLKKINKETAEVQVVQLEPTLIERNSVVEWHDNEI, encoded by the coding sequence ATGGCTACGATGAAAGATATTGCAAAGCTTGCTGGTGTTTCCACATCAACCGTTAGCCATGTTATTAATAAGACCCGTTTTGTCAGTGAAGAAATTGCAGAACGGGTGAATCATGCCGCTAAAGAGCTCAACTATTTTGCCCCTTCCGCCTTAGCCCGCAGTTTAAAAGTCAACCGAACCAATACCATCGGAATGCTTGTGACGACCTCAACCAACCCTTTTTTTGGTGAAGTGGTTAAAGGGGTAGAGCGCAGCTGTTATCAAAAAGGGTACAACTTAATTCTCTGCAATACGGAAGGCGACCACGAGAGGATGAAATCGTCGATAATGACCTTGCTGCAAAAACGCGTCGATGGTTTGATTCTGATGTGTTCTTCGCTTGAAGGTGAGCGTTTGGATGTGTTTGAGCGCTACCCTGATATTCCCGTGGTAGTCATGGATTGGGGGCCGATGCTGTTTAGTAGCGATAAGATTCAGGACAACTCGTTACGTGGTGGCTATCTTGCCGCGAATCACCTCATTCAAATGGGGCATAAAGAGATTGGCTGTATTACTGGCCCACTGATTAAACATCAAGCTCAAATGCGTTATGAAGGCTATAAGCGGGCGCTCAATGAGCACGGATTGCCGTTCAACCCTGCGTGGATTGTGGAAGCGGACTTTGAATGTGAAGGCGGCTATCAAGCATTCAAAAAAATCGTCGCCAAAGGCCCTTTGCCAAGCGCTTTGTTTGTTTGCAATGACATGATGGCGATGGGGGTGATCAATGCTGCCAATGAGGTGGGGGTGGAGATTCCTCATGACCTTTCTATTATCGGTTATGACGATATTCACATCGCTAAATTTATGACGCCTTCGCTTACCACTATTCATCAACCCAAATATCGTTTAGGCCAAGCAGCGGTAGAGACCCTATTAAAGAAAATTAATAAAGAGACCGCAGAAGTGCAGGTAGTACAGCTTGAACCGACGTTGATTGAGAGAAACAGTGTCGTTGAGTGGCATGACAATGAGATCTAG
- the rbsK gene encoding ribokinase: MNKLVVLGSVNADHVLQVPSFPRPGETLHGRNYQVIPGGKGANQAVAAARLGADTGFIACVGDDSFGINIRENFKLDGIQIDGVKMQPNCPTGIAMIQVADSGENSICISAEANAKLTEVAIESDLPRIRDARFLLMQLETPICGIELAAREAKAAKTNVILNPAPARTLSDELLACIDVITPNETEAQVLTGIEVVDDESAQQAANVLHQKGIEIVMITLGSKGVWLSENGRGQRICGFKVDVTDTTAAGDTFNGALVTGLLEDMPLESAIKFAHAAAAISVTRFGAQTSIPTRKEVDEFLAAHS, translated from the coding sequence ATGAACAAGTTAGTGGTTTTAGGTAGTGTTAACGCAGACCATGTGCTTCAAGTCCCATCCTTCCCACGTCCTGGGGAAACGTTACATGGGCGAAATTATCAAGTGATTCCGGGTGGGAAAGGGGCCAATCAAGCCGTTGCCGCTGCACGTTTAGGCGCAGATACGGGCTTCATCGCTTGTGTTGGGGATGACTCGTTTGGCATCAATATTCGTGAAAACTTCAAGCTTGACGGTATTCAAATCGATGGCGTGAAGATGCAGCCCAATTGCCCAACAGGCATCGCAATGATTCAAGTCGCAGACAGCGGCGAGAACAGTATTTGTATCTCGGCGGAAGCCAATGCCAAATTAACCGAGGTGGCCATTGAATCGGATTTGCCACGTATCCGTGATGCTAGATTTCTTCTTATGCAGTTAGAAACCCCTATCTGCGGGATAGAGCTTGCGGCCAGAGAAGCTAAAGCTGCAAAAACTAATGTGATTTTAAATCCAGCACCAGCGCGCACATTATCTGACGAGCTATTAGCATGCATCGACGTGATCACACCAAATGAGACAGAAGCTCAGGTGTTAACCGGGATTGAGGTAGTGGATGATGAAAGCGCTCAGCAAGCCGCCAATGTCTTACATCAAAAAGGCATTGAGATCGTCATGATTACGCTTGGCTCTAAAGGGGTTTGGCTCAGCGAAAATGGCAGGGGGCAACGCATCTGCGGATTTAAAGTCGACGTCACCGATACAACCGCCGCGGGAGATACTTTTAATGGGGCATTGGTCACTGGTTTATTGGAGGATATGCCTTTAGAATCAGCGATTAAGTTTGCTCATGCAGCGGCGGCGATTTCAGTGACTCGATTTGGAGCGCAAACTTCTATTCCAACCCGTAAAGAGGTCGATGAGTTTTTAGCCGCGCACAGTTAG